In the genome of Ignavibacteriales bacterium, one region contains:
- a CDS encoding endonuclease/exonuclease/phosphatase family protein, which yields MDRVSIKILFGILILSGTAASQTQHTIMTYNILNYPFTDTTSRNPYFRTIFQNIQPDILVVQEIVSQASVDSFLSKILNSSSSGYAAGTFINGPDLDRAIFYKSSLFTFISNTPIATPLRDINEFKLVHNSTNDTLRIYAVHLKANDTSADSLQRAEEVDSLRKRTNSLPPNSNFIVLGDFNIYSANEAAYQKLLNQSQPGYFRDPFNLPGTWNNGAYALHHTQSTRTRSFNDGATGGLDDRFDMILMSQSIMNSGGITFVPGTYLAYGNDGNHFNDSINQPPNTAVGQQIADALHYASDHLPVIAAFSFDSQSVQLSVTTLIEGFYNGSSMVQDTITVELRESVSPFTLVDEAKVFLSNSGNGTATFYNAENNTPYYIAVKHRNTIETWSAVPQTFINSNLTYDFTTASSKAFGNNMKLAGTKWCLYSGDVNQDGVVNQIDLNTVYASNVSGAVGYLNTDITGDSYCEIKDLSIVFINYISGVESNKPTVSELLFKPK from the coding sequence ATGGACAGAGTATCAATTAAAATATTATTCGGGATACTGATTCTTTCAGGCACTGCTGCATCGCAGACGCAGCACACTATAATGACGTATAATATTTTAAATTATCCTTTTACAGATACTACATCACGCAATCCGTATTTCAGAACTATATTCCAGAATATTCAGCCGGATATTTTAGTTGTTCAGGAAATTGTTTCGCAGGCAAGTGTTGATAGTTTCTTAAGCAAGATTCTCAACAGTTCGTCTTCAGGTTATGCAGCGGGGACATTTATTAACGGTCCCGATCTTGACAGGGCAATATTTTATAAAAGCAGTTTGTTTACTTTTATAAGTAACACACCAATAGCAACACCTTTAAGAGATATTAATGAATTTAAACTTGTTCACAATTCAACAAATGATACACTGAGGATTTATGCTGTTCATCTGAAAGCTAATGATACAAGTGCCGATAGTTTGCAGCGCGCAGAAGAAGTTGACAGTCTGAGAAAACGAACCAACTCACTGCCTCCCAATTCCAACTTTATTGTGCTTGGCGATTTTAATATTTACAGTGCCAATGAAGCAGCGTATCAAAAATTATTAAATCAATCTCAGCCGGGATATTTCAGAGATCCGTTCAATCTTCCCGGAACTTGGAACAATGGTGCTTATGCACTACATCATACGCAGTCAACCAGAACAAGATCATTTAATGATGGTGCGACAGGCGGGCTTGATGATCGTTTTGATATGATTCTAATGTCACAGTCAATTATGAATTCAGGCGGAATAACTTTTGTCCCCGGAACATACCTGGCTTATGGTAACGACGGAAATCATTTTAATGATTCTATTAATCAGCCGCCGAATACTGCTGTCGGGCAGCAGATTGCAGATGCACTTCACTATGCGTCAGATCATCTGCCTGTAATTGCTGCATTTAGTTTTGATTCACAATCAGTTCAGCTTTCTGTTACAACTTTAATAGAAGGATTTTATAACGGAAGCTCAATGGTTCAGGATACAATAACTGTTGAGTTAAGAGAATCCGTTTCACCATTTACGTTAGTTGATGAAGCAAAAGTTTTTTTAAGTAACTCGGGGAATGGAACTGCAACATTTTACAATGCTGAGAATAATACACCTTACTACATTGCAGTAAAACACAGGAATACAATTGAAACATGGAGTGCCGTACCGCAGACTTTCATCAATTCAAATCTGACTTATGATTTTACAACTGCCTCATCAAAAGCATTCGGAAACAATATGAAACTTGCAGGTACTAAATGGTGTTTGTATTCAGGCGATGTTAACCAGGATGGGGTTGTAAATCAGATAGACCTTAATACTGTTTATGCTTCAAATGTTTCGGGTGCTGTAGGTTATCTTAATACAGATATAACAGGCGATAGCTACTGCGAAATAAAAGATCTAAGTATTGTATTCATTAATTATATATCAGGGGTGGAAAGTAATAAACCAACAGTTTCAGAATTATTATTTAAGCCAAAGTGA